Part of the Priestia filamentosa genome, TTAACGCTAAAAGAGGAAAAAGGAAAATGGAAAGTGGTAAGCTCTCAATCGTCGACGCGTGCAACGTATAAGGACGTAAAAGATGCTTCAGGGAAAACGGTTACGCAAAGTACAGTAGAAACAGATAAAGGAATTGTCAAATTGGTTCAAAAAGATCATGATGCAACCGTGAAATATGTGAATACACCAATTGGTAAAACAACGGATAATATTCACAGTTATTTCTCACTTGTGCAGGATGATCCTTCTATTCAAATCGTCACAAATGCACAAAAAGACTATGTTAAAAAATACGTTGCTCAAAACAAACCAGAATACAAGGATCTTCCAATTTTATCAGTCGGGGCACCTTTTAAAGTAGGACGAAACGGCGTTGACGAGTACACAGAAATTAAAGAAGGTGATTTAACGATTCGAAGTGCAGGTGATCTGTACTTATATGACAATACGTTAAAAGCAGTCAAAGTAAAAGGTTCTGTTGTCAAAGACTGGATTGATATGTCTGCAGGCAAATTTAATCAAATTACACCAAATAAAACAGAAGAGCAGGAATTATTAAATCCAAGCTTCCCTGTCTATAATTTCGATGTAATTGACGGCGTTCAATACCAAATTGATGTCACAAAACCAGCAAAATATGATGTGAATGGAAACATGATTCATGCGAATTCAAGTCGCGTTGTAAACTTAACGTATAAAGGAAACCCCGTTGATCCGAATCAAGAATTTATCGTTGTAACAAATAACTACCGCGCAGGTGGAGGCGGAAACTTCCCTGGCTTAAAAGGAAGCGAGCTGGTTGTAGATTCAGCCGATGAAAACCGCCAAATCCTAATGGATTACATTTCAGAGCAAAAAGAAATTACGCCAACAGCTGATAATAACTGGTCAATTACTCCTATTAACGGTACAGCTAATGTGACATTCACAAGCTCACCGCGTGGAGAAAGATATTTAACGGAAGGAAGCAATATTACGTATACCAACCAGACGGATGACAAAGGATTTGGCATTTATACAATTAATTTAAATGACTAATCAAAAGATAATACAAAAGTCTAGCTACTAGAAATGAATGACTTGCAAGGCCAGCTTGATATAGATACAAAAGTTACATTGAAGAGAATGTAACATAATTAGAGCAGTCATATGTGATTTATATGGGACTTTGATTAAAATCACGAAATATTTAAGGAGTTTGAATATATGGACAGCATGGTTTTTGATCTAGATGGGACACTATGGGATTCAACAGACACGATCCTGCTGGCGTGGAATAGTTTGATGAAGGATTACAAGCAAATCAAAAGGGACATAACGAAGGAAGATCTTCAAAGTGTCATGGGACTTCAAGTTCCCGAGATAGGAAAAAAACTGTTTCCAGACTTAAATGCTCATGAACGGAATCGATTTTTAGAAGAAAGCTGCCTAGTAGAAAATACATTTTTAGGAGAACAGGGCGGGATTCTTTTTGACCAAGTGGAAGATGTAGTGAGGATTCTTTCGCGGAAATATAAGCTTTTCATTGTAAGCAATTGTCAAGATGGATACATTGAAGCATTTTACAAGTTTCATCAATTAGAAAAGTATTTCACAGATTATGAAAACCCAGGTAGAACGGGTCTTTCAAAAGGAGAAAATATTAAATTAATCATGGAACGAAATCACTTAACCAAACCTGTCTATGTGGGTGACACGGAAGGGGATCGAAAGGCAGCCCAATTCGCCGGTATTCCATTTGTCTACGCCAAGTACGGATTTGGACAAGTAAATGAATATGATTATGAAATTGAAACCTTCGACGAACTTGTTAAACTATTTTAAACGAGGAGGCTGTTTCTCCAGCTTTGATTGGAAGTAGAAAAACGGCCCTTGACTACTTTCCCCTTGGAAACATTCCAAGTATGGCGGAACAGCTTTGTGAGGCGTTTTTCAGTAAAAAGATCTATTGATGAGGTAGGGTATAACTTATATCTAGATTTAGTGAATTTCCTAAATCAGAGAGGAACAAAATCTCAAATAATTTTGGACAGTAGTTTAATTTGTGACGATTGTTTATGAGTTAATGTAGACGTTTCTTCTTATTTCGCTGTTTTATCGATAAAAAACTTTTTTGTTAGTTACAATGGATTAGTTATCAAATTACAGGAACGTATTAATTAAATAATCGGGCGCTTTTCTGGAGTAACGATAAAAGACCAATTTCTCAATTTTAATGCTGAGAAATTGGTCTTTTTTACATTTACGTATAGTGCAAAGTAACACTTAAAAGGGGTACAAAATAACTCCTAAAGTGACATAAAGAGAAAACAGTTAGTTATCATATTGTTCCAAAAACAATGGTTTTTGAGTCGGTTCACGAATAAGTGACTTTTCTTCTTAATTACATCTTATTTCTATATTAAAACACGTCTCAAAATCAATGTATCATTAAGGAATGTTTTTGATACATAGCAGGGTCTGATTTATAAAAATAAAAAGAAGCATCTTTATCATCAATGAAAGTCACTAAAGAAAAGACAGAAGAAATAGATATAAAGCATGATAAATATTATGATATGTATAGATATCAGTTCAAGTAACGTAAGTATTATTTAGACATCGTGATGAGATAAAATTCAAGTGTGCTTGAAAAAAAAGATGGATTAAAAATCCCTTTTTTCTTTAGTAAGCTTTAAAGGTCCACGATTAAGAGTAGTAAGCTGTTCATTTGTCTCAAAAATCTTTCCTTTAATACCTGTAATGCCAAATCCTTTTAATCTTTTCGTATGCATATCTAAATACTTTTCGGCATCTTCTTTTGTTTCAAACAGATAGATTCCCCCGGCTTCTTTAGCTTCTTTATTTTCTGTCCATATCTTCCATATGAACCCCTTTTCCTTATTAATACTGTTTGCTATGTCCGTAAAAGCATTTGTCAGATCATTACCAAAAGGTCCCTCAAATTTAAAATCAACTTGTAGTAGGTAGGTCATTTTATACACTCCTTAAATTTAATAATCTCATTAACTAGAAAAAATCATGAATGAGCAAGAGTTTTTTTGACGAGTTTCTTCCTATTATATAGATTCTTTGTTAAAAGTACTTTCATGTTTTTTCACCAATTTATAAAAGGTTGTCTTTTTAACATTAGCCTCTTTCATGGCTTGTACAGCTGTAATCTCCTTATTTCTCCATCGATTATAAGCTTCAATGAATTCCTGGCTAACCTGAGCTTTAGGTCGTCCAAAAGATACACCCCCTTTGAGTGCAGCATCAATGCCTTCGCGCTGACGTTTTCGAATACGATCTCGTTCCTCTTCTGCCATCCACGAAAGAATCTGCAAAACTAAATCGGCAATAAAGGTTCCCAAACTATCCTTATATTGAGTGGTATCCAACAATGGCATATCTAAGACCACAATGTCTGCCTCGATTTCTTTTGTAATGGCATTCCATTCTTGTAAAATTTCTTCCTTATTACGACCAAAGCGATCTAGAGAATGAATATAAAGAATATCCCCTTTACGCATCATTCGTTTCATCAGTTGATACTGTTCTCGATTGAAGTTTTTTCCACTTTGCTTATCGATGAAAATGTCCCGAGGAGAAATTCCAGCTTCCTCCATGGACTGAAGTTGACGACCTTCATTTTGATCTCGACTACTTACCCGTATGTATCCAAATTTTCTATTTTCCATTTTTATACTCCTTTTGTGTTTCTCTCTCTATTATTCTATCAAAAACGTTCGCAAAAGTGTATGTTTTTCTAAGGACGTTCGTAATTTAAATTCAAACTTAAATGAACATGAAAAAGGCTAGTTTTCTAATTAAAAAGAAATGAACGTAAAAGTAAACTTTTATGGACGTTCACTTT contains:
- a CDS encoding HAD family hydrolase yields the protein MDSMVFDLDGTLWDSTDTILLAWNSLMKDYKQIKRDITKEDLQSVMGLQVPEIGKKLFPDLNAHERNRFLEESCLVENTFLGEQGGILFDQVEDVVRILSRKYKLFIVSNCQDGYIEAFYKFHQLEKYFTDYENPGRTGLSKGENIKLIMERNHLTKPVYVGDTEGDRKAAQFAGIPFVYAKYGFGQVNEYDYEIETFDELVKLF
- a CDS encoding monooxygenase, coding for MTYLLQVDFKFEGPFGNDLTNAFTDIANSINKEKGFIWKIWTENKEAKEAGGIYLFETKEDAEKYLDMHTKRLKGFGITGIKGKIFETNEQLTTLNRGPLKLTKEKRDF
- a CDS encoding recombinase family protein; this encodes MENRKFGYIRVSSRDQNEGRQLQSMEEAGISPRDIFIDKQSGKNFNREQYQLMKRMMRKGDILYIHSLDRFGRNKEEILQEWNAITKEIEADIVVLDMPLLDTTQYKDSLGTFIADLVLQILSWMAEEERDRIRKRQREGIDAALKGGVSFGRPKAQVSQEFIEAYNRWRNKEITAVQAMKEANVKKTTFYKLVKKHESTFNKESI